A portion of the Calothrix sp. 336/3 genome contains these proteins:
- a CDS encoding AI-2E family transporter, producing MQSGSQLPRWLTISLAFPLAILNGWVFLQAVQYFQPLVNIFVAAILLAFVLDYPIRFFQKQRVKRKIATIVVLLLTIVLVVALGFTLVPLILEQLNELTNLLPAWIDSGTEQLQALQTWAAKQKLPENLSSLPTQILDRLSNQLQSFTGTILGFAVDTIGTFFNVLLTVVLTIYLVFNGDRLWDGIFQWFPPHISTKVRQFLREDFHNYFIGQATVGAVLAIALILIFLVLKVPLALLFGLAIGFFSLFPFGTGIGIAIVSILVGLKDFWLGVEVLISAVTIDQINSNFIAPRLLGNLTGLNPVWVVISLLLGVKIGGILGLFVAIPIASFIKDVADSWRDGSLKTEETAIADTQE from the coding sequence ATGCAATCTGGGAGTCAACTGCCAAGATGGTTAACAATAAGTTTGGCATTTCCCCTAGCCATTCTCAATGGTTGGGTATTTTTGCAGGCTGTACAGTACTTCCAACCACTAGTTAATATTTTTGTTGCCGCGATTCTCTTAGCTTTTGTGCTGGATTATCCCATTCGTTTTTTCCAAAAGCAGAGAGTCAAGCGCAAAATCGCTACTATTGTTGTGCTTTTATTAACAATAGTCCTAGTAGTTGCCCTAGGTTTTACCCTCGTGCCACTAATTTTAGAGCAGTTGAATGAATTAACAAACCTTTTACCTGCTTGGATTGATTCTGGTACAGAACAACTACAAGCATTACAAACTTGGGCAGCCAAACAAAAGTTACCAGAAAATTTAAGTAGTCTACCCACCCAAATACTGGATCGCCTCTCAAATCAATTACAAAGCTTTACCGGGACAATTCTCGGTTTTGCGGTGGATACGATTGGCACATTTTTTAATGTGCTGCTGACGGTAGTTTTAACCATTTACTTAGTATTTAATGGCGATCGCCTCTGGGATGGAATTTTTCAATGGTTCCCCCCCCATATCAGCACCAAGGTAAGGCAATTCCTCCGGGAAGACTTTCATAATTATTTTATCGGACAAGCCACCGTCGGCGCAGTCTTGGCGATCGCCCTGATTCTGATTTTTCTGGTTCTGAAAGTACCACTAGCCTTACTGTTTGGATTGGCGATCGGTTTCTTCTCCCTCTTCCCCTTCGGTACGGGTATCGGCATTGCGATCGTCAGTATTTTAGTGGGGTTAAAAGACTTTTGGCTAGGTGTAGAAGTTCTGATTTCTGCCGTCACTATCGACCAAATCAACTCTAACTTTATTGCCCCCCGTTTACTCGGTAATCTCACGGGGCTGAATCCTGTTTGGGTAGTTATTTCCCTACTCCTAGGTGTGAAAATCGGAGGAATCCTGGGTTTATTCGTCGCCATACCCATAGCCAGTTTTATCAAAGATGTAGCAGACAGCTGGCGCGATGGCAGCTTGAAAACAGAAGAAACCGCGATCGCTGATACCCAAGAGTAA
- a CDS encoding radical SAM protein, translated as MAPLVANYYLTYRCNARCHFCNIWALEPGKEADFDTIKHNLSDLRRLGVKYVDFTGGEPLLRQDVGEIYTEAKRQGFYTSMTTNTILYPQKAKEVQGLIDFLNFSLDGGDAETHDQSRGVKIFDNLVESVKIAQSLGEFPVLNHTVTAQNYGRIDEVGELGKELGVRVWLNPAFTAHDNYNSKKNPTPEMVAAIEAAAKKYKNVGYNKAALAFIEAGGNDINNPRCKAVDAVIAISPNDELLLPCYHFAQTGVPINGRLYELYRESEEVESYRKSQGKLKVCEGCTVWCYLIPSFFMGVDKYWWLNQVTYASEFLARKRFLQRA; from the coding sequence ATGGCTCCCCTGGTTGCAAACTACTACCTGACATATCGTTGTAATGCCAGATGTCACTTTTGTAACATCTGGGCGCTGGAACCTGGAAAAGAGGCTGATTTTGACACGATTAAGCACAACTTAAGTGACTTACGCCGTTTGGGAGTTAAATACGTTGACTTTACAGGTGGCGAGCCTCTCCTACGACAAGATGTGGGTGAGATTTATACTGAGGCGAAACGTCAGGGTTTTTACACCAGCATGACGACAAACACCATTCTCTATCCCCAAAAAGCCAAGGAAGTTCAAGGGCTAATCGACTTTTTGAACTTCTCCTTGGATGGTGGAGATGCAGAAACCCACGATCAATCGCGGGGGGTAAAAATTTTCGATAACTTAGTAGAATCCGTCAAAATTGCTCAATCCCTAGGTGAATTTCCTGTACTGAATCATACCGTCACAGCCCAAAACTATGGACGCATTGATGAAGTCGGGGAATTAGGCAAGGAATTAGGTGTGCGTGTATGGCTGAATCCCGCCTTTACAGCCCATGATAATTACAATTCCAAGAAAAATCCTACCCCAGAGATGGTAGCCGCGATTGAAGCTGCTGCTAAGAAATATAAGAATGTCGGTTACAATAAGGCTGCACTAGCTTTTATTGAAGCCGGGGGCAATGATATTAATAATCCCCGTTGTAAAGCGGTGGATGCCGTCATTGCAATTTCTCCTAACGACGAACTGTTGCTACCTTGTTACCACTTTGCCCAAACTGGTGTTCCGATTAATGGGCGACTTTACGAACTCTATCGAGAGTCGGAAGAAGTGGAAAGCTATCGCAAATCTCAAGGGAAACTGAAAGTTTGTGAAGGTTGCACAGTTTGGTGTTACCTCATACCCAGCTTCTTTATGGGTGTAGATAAATATTGGTGGTTGAATCAAGTAACCTATGCCAGCGAATTCCTGGCCCGAAAACGATTCTTACAACGAGCTTGA
- a CDS encoding glycosyltransferase family 2 protein — MPANSWPENDSYNELDPLNSLLQDLSPEELLEEESTHSVSLPFRFQGRRRKAALVLTMIWSGTIALHLISWGSLFVLGLTTIIGIHAFILVFTKPRRANEEIAGNLPYISLLVAAKNEETVISKTVRNLCNLDYPAERYEVWIIDDDSSDRTPLLLAELEQEYDNLKVLYRSPGAGGGKSGALNQVLPLTRGDIVAVFDADALVSPDLLLRVAPLFSGEKVGAVQVRKAIMQAETSLNHDAAKNFWIQGQMAEMALDTYMQQQRISGGGIGELRGNGQFVRRTALLSCGGWNEETITDDLDLTLRLHINHWDIECLSHPAVQEEGVTSAIALWHQRNRWAEGGYQRYLDYWDLILKNPMGTRKTWDLLVFMLLQYILPMAAIPDLLMAIARHRPPILSPMTALTLTLSITAMFNGLRRTSKNQEINFSTYFTFLMQTIRGTIYMFHWVVVMSTATARMSIRPKRLKWVKTVHTGTH; from the coding sequence ATGCCAGCGAATTCCTGGCCCGAAAACGATTCTTACAACGAGCTTGATCCACTTAATTCCTTATTGCAGGATTTATCCCCTGAGGAATTATTAGAGGAAGAGTCTACTCATTCTGTATCTCTTCCTTTCCGGTTTCAAGGTCGTAGACGTAAAGCCGCTCTAGTTCTAACAATGATTTGGAGCGGCACGATCGCCCTACACTTAATTTCTTGGGGTTCCTTATTCGTACTTGGGCTAACCACTATTATTGGCATCCATGCCTTTATATTGGTATTTACCAAACCCCGTCGGGCTAATGAAGAAATCGCGGGCAATTTACCCTATATCTCTCTTTTGGTGGCAGCAAAGAATGAAGAAACTGTCATCAGCAAAACAGTTAGAAACTTATGTAATTTAGATTACCCAGCAGAGCGATACGAAGTCTGGATCATTGATGATGATAGCAGCGATCGCACGCCCCTATTGCTGGCAGAATTAGAGCAAGAATATGACAATTTAAAAGTACTGTATCGTTCTCCCGGAGCGGGTGGCGGCAAATCTGGGGCACTGAATCAGGTATTACCTTTGACTAGAGGTGATATCGTTGCCGTATTCGATGCTGATGCCCTGGTATCGCCAGATTTGTTATTACGGGTAGCTCCCCTGTTTTCTGGGGAAAAAGTTGGTGCTGTTCAGGTACGCAAAGCAATCATGCAGGCAGAAACAAGTCTGAATCATGATGCTGCCAAAAATTTCTGGATTCAGGGACAAATGGCAGAAATGGCTCTTGATACCTACATGCAGCAACAACGGATTAGCGGTGGTGGTATCGGTGAGTTACGTGGGAATGGGCAATTTGTGCGACGGACAGCCTTACTCAGTTGCGGTGGTTGGAACGAAGAAACCATTACCGATGATTTAGATTTAACCCTGCGTCTGCATATAAATCACTGGGATATTGAATGTCTGAGTCATCCCGCAGTCCAAGAAGAAGGGGTAACAAGCGCGATCGCCCTCTGGCATCAACGTAACCGTTGGGCAGAAGGAGGTTATCAACGCTACTTGGATTATTGGGATTTAATTCTGAAAAACCCTATGGGTACGCGCAAAACCTGGGATTTACTGGTATTTATGTTACTTCAGTACATCCTACCCATGGCAGCCATACCGGATTTGCTCATGGCGATCGCCCGCCATCGTCCCCCCATCCTCAGCCCCATGACTGCCTTGACACTCACCCTGTCAATTACAGCTATGTTCAACGGCTTAAGACGCACCAGCAAAAATCAGGAAATCAATTTTTCTACCTACTTTACCTTCCTGATGCAAACAATTCGTGGAACTATCTATATGTTCCATTGGGTAGTGGTTATGAGTACAGCCACCGCCCGTATGTCCATCCGTCCCAAACGGTTGAAATGGGTGAAAACAGTCCACACTGGTACTCATTAG
- a CDS encoding glutamate-5-semialdehyde dehydrogenase, which translates to MDAFDENLEPTKSAKRAYDAAFKLGTTKGVDRSRAVLAIADALNHAFDDILEANTLDLETSREMAVPELIIDWLKLTPRRLDITVEILRQLGELSDPLRRVRNADYQLEDSQTYSQLMPLGVIAFIYEAFPELAAVVAGLCIKTGNSVILKGSTEASHSNAAIAQALKSAIAEVGLPEGCIELITAEHCASIRDLITQDQYINLVIPYGRSSLIQQVVRQSTAPVLRSGMGNCYLYWSLNGSLEMVRWMIIDSHSSEPDPVNAIEKVLIHRQAMPSSLVTLWNSLQEKGFEIRGDAELSEAFPQLQPAKDNEWGSAYLNKTVAFKLVDSLEVAISWINQYSSGHADCIVTESYQESRQFALGVNSASSYINASPRFSRTTSRGDSIFLGMSNQKGHRRGLISLESLTTVKHIVQGNGRF; encoded by the coding sequence GTGGATGCTTTTGATGAAAACCTGGAACCGACGAAGAGTGCTAAACGCGCTTATGATGCTGCTTTCAAGCTGGGAACTACCAAGGGAGTTGATCGTAGTCGTGCTGTCTTAGCGATCGCCGACGCGCTCAATCATGCCTTTGATGATATTCTCGAAGCTAATACCCTAGATTTAGAAACCAGTCGAGAAATGGCAGTGCCAGAATTAATCATCGACTGGTTAAAACTGACACCTAGGCGTTTAGATATCACCGTGGAAATTCTCCGACAACTGGGAGAGTTATCCGATCCCCTGCGACGGGTGCGGAATGCGGACTATCAACTGGAAGATTCTCAAACCTATTCCCAACTCATGCCTTTGGGTGTAATCGCCTTCATCTATGAAGCATTTCCCGAATTGGCTGCGGTTGTCGCGGGTTTATGCATCAAAACCGGGAATAGTGTCATACTCAAGGGAAGTACGGAAGCGAGTCATTCTAACGCCGCGATCGCCCAAGCCTTAAAATCCGCAATTGCCGAAGTTGGTTTACCGGAAGGTTGTATCGAATTAATCACCGCAGAACACTGTGCCTCAATTCGAGATTTAATTACCCAAGACCAATATATCAACCTAGTCATTCCCTACGGACGCAGCAGTTTAATTCAACAAGTCGTCCGTCAATCCACCGCCCCTGTACTGCGCTCAGGGATGGGCAACTGTTACCTTTACTGGTCATTAAATGGCAGTTTGGAAATGGTACGCTGGATGATTATCGACAGTCACAGCAGCGAACCCGATCCCGTTAATGCCATTGAGAAAGTTCTGATTCATCGTCAAGCTATGCCTTCATCCCTAGTCACTCTCTGGAATAGCTTGCAAGAAAAAGGCTTTGAAATTAGAGGTGATGCCGAATTAAGTGAAGCTTTCCCCCAATTACAACCAGCTAAAGATAATGAATGGGGTAGCGCTTATTTAAATAAAACTGTTGCCTTTAAATTGGTAGATAGCCTGGAAGTGGCAATTTCTTGGATTAATCAATATAGTAGCGGTCATGCTGATTGTATAGTCACCGAATCCTATCAAGAAAGCCGCCAGTTTGCCCTAGGAGTCAATAGTGCTTCTAGTTATATCAATGCTTCTCCCCGGTTCAGTCGCACTACCTCACGGGGAGACTCCATCTTTTTAGGAATGTCCAACCAAAAAGGGCACCGCCGGGGGTTAATTAGTTTAGAAAGCCTGACGACAGTTAAACATATTGTTCAGGGTAATGGTAGGTTCTAA